A window of Pseudomonas putida genomic DNA:
CACGCTGACCTGGCGTTCGGCCATGGCTTCGAGCAGCGCCGACTGCACCTTGGCCGGGGCGCGGTTGATTTCGTCTGCCAGCACCAGGTTGTGGAAGATCGGCCCCTGCTGGAACACGAAGCTGCCGGTTTCCGGGCGGTAGATTTCGGTGCCGGTGATGTCGGCCGGGAGCAGGTCGGGGGTGAACTGGATGCGATGGAACTGCGCCTCGATGCCCTCGGCGAGCTCTTTGATGGCTTTTGTCTTGGCCAGGCCCGGCGCCCCTTCGACCAGCATGTGGCCGTCGGCCAGGAGCACGATCAACAGCCGCTCGACCAGTTTCTCCTGGCCTAGGATCTGGGAAGAAAGAAAGGTGCGCAGCGCGATCAGCGCTTCACGGTGTTCCATCGGTGACGGTTTCCTGGTGTGGGGCCGCAGGCGGCTGGAGGCAACTGCCCTGGCAAGGGGTGATACTTTAATCCATCCGGGGGGGTGGCGACCAATGGCGGCAGGGAAATTTATCCTTGCCGGGGGCCATGCAGCTGCGGAAATGTCCTGCATATGGCTGGCCATTGGCTGATGGTCTGCAGCAGCGTGCTGGCGCCTGCTTGTGCTTTTTGTACAAGCAGGAGACATGAGGATGGACCTGAACAGCTGTAGCACTGCACGCACCTCGCCGGTCACCCTGCGTTTTGGCGTGTTCTTCGATGGCACCGGTAACAACCTGAACAATGTGATGCCGGTGGATGCGCCGGGGAGCAAGGGGGCCAGTTATGCCAACGCCTTGAGCAACGTCGCCCTGTTGCATGCGCTGTACCCGACGCAGGGGGCCAATGCTGACGGAACCATGGCTTTTCTGAAGCGCTATGTCGAGGGCGTAGGCACCCTGGCCGGGGAGGCGGACCATGCCTATGCCTCGGCCACCGGGTGTGGGCGCAGGGGGGCCGAGGCGCGGGTCGACGAGGCCTTGGCGGGGATTGCCGGGCAACTGCGGGAGTGGGGCCAGGCGCACCCACAGGCAAGGCTCGAGCGGGTCGAGTTCGACCTGTTCGGTTTCAGCAGGGGCGCGGCGGCGGTGCGGCATCTGGCCAACCTCCTGCACGATGGCGGCGGCGAGCGCTTGGCTGTGCACAGCGGCATTGGCATCAACTTCATCGGCCTGTTCGACACGGTGGCGGCGATCATTGCGCCGCTGCAGGGCGATTTTGACCCCGCCGACGACCGCCATGGTGGCTTGCGCCTGGGACTGGGCGTGGGCATTGCCCGGCAAGTGGTGCAACTGGTGGCGGGCGACGAGCAGCGGCACAATTTCCCGCTGGTTGGCAGTGGCCATGACATCGTGTTGCCGGGCGTGCACTCGAACATCGGTGGTGGTTACCCAGCTATCACGCAGGAGCAGGTGCTACTGTGCAAACCGCAGTCTCAGCGGGTGCCGGTGGGTATGCGCGCCGAGCATACGCGTGTGCATGCCTCGGTCAGTGCGTTGCTGGCGTCGTCGTTTGGTGAAATGGGCGCGCCCAGGCCGCGGGTGCTGGCCTGGGAGGTACCGATTGCCGGTGGCCTGCCTGGCGAGGCGCAAAAACAGGTCTATGCGGCGGTATACCGCGAACGGGAAGTGGCCGGTCAGCTGTCCCGGGTGTACCTGAGCATCATGCGGGAGCTGGCGGTGCGTGCTGGTGTGCCGTTTGCGCAACTGGGCGGGCAGGCCGAGCATCGGCTGCCGGATGAACTACTGAGCATCAGCCGCAAGTTGCATGCGTTTGCCCTGGGTGAATGTGAACAGCCCGGGCTGACCGAGGATGAGCAGCGATTGTTGCGGGACAGGTACGTGCATGCATCCGCGAACTGGAATGCGTTGAAAGGGTTGCACAGCAGTGTGCTGGATGTGCTGTTCGTCAATCGGCCGGGTGCAGGTGGGCGGGTGGTGCATGCGAACCCGGCGTCTTGATTGCTCGAATTCTCCCTGTGGGAGCGGGCGCGCCCGCTCCCACAGGGATTTGCGCCGGGCCCAGGGTTCATGCAGGGCATCGGCGTTTCCTGGCCGAATACGCTTCCTGTGCCAAGGTCAGCAGCACCGTCAGCAGCATGAACACGATCGATGCCATGAAGATGCCATGAGGCAGGCGTTGGTCGAGCATCCAGCCAAACGCCACTGGCCCGAGGGCACCGCCGATGCTGAAGCCGGTCGAGACCAGCCCGAACGCTTTGCCCTCGGCGCCGCTCGGTGCCGCCGCCTTCACCAGCATGTCCCTCGACGGGGCGATGATCCCGGTCAGCAAGCCAATGGCACCGAGAACCACCACCAACCCCCAGCCACGAAGTAGCCCCAGGGCCACCAGCGCCGTCAGTGCCGCGGCCAGGGCAAAGGCCAATGCCGCCACCAGGCCATGACGTCGGGTCCGGTCAGCCAGTGCTCCGCCGCATAGCACACCCACGGCACTGCTGAGCAGAAACGCCGTGAGCGCCGTGTTGGCCCAGGCCAGGGTCAGGCCTTGGCCCTGGACGAGCGCGGCTACGGAGAATTTCTCGATGGCACTGGTGCTCAGGTTGAGCAACATGAACAGCACCGTCAGTACCCCGAGCATGGGGGTGAACAGTCGTACACGAGCTGTTGCGGGGCCAGCGCTGGCTGTGATTGCAGGCCTGGCGACCTGATAGACGCCACTGCCTGGCACCGATATCAACAGCAAGGCGGCCAGCCCCACTGCCGCGCCTGCAGCCAGGGCTGCCTGCGTGCCGCATACGGCGGCGATGCCGAGAAACACCGCTGGCGTTACCGCCGAGCCGAGGAAGCCGGCAAAAGTATGGATCGAGAACGACCGCCCCAGGCGGCCTTGTTCGATGCCGTTGGCCAGCAGCGCATAGTCGGCCGGGTGGTACACGCCATTGGCCAGGCCGGCCAGGGCCATCGCCACCAACAGCAGCGTGTAGCCGGGGCTGACAGCAACCAACAGGAAGCTGAAGCTGCCTAGCAGCAAGCCTGCCTTGAGCACCTTGCGCGCACCGTAGTGGTCGACGGCATAGCCCAGCGGCGCCTGCACCAGGGCGGAGACGATGTTGAACACGGCCAGGGCCACGCCGAGTTCGACGAACCCTACCCCCAGCAAGCCGGGGAGTACGGGTAGCAGCGCCGGGATCAGCATGATGTGCACATGGCTGACGAAGTGCACGGCAGCAATCTGGGTGAGAAGCTTGGGGCCAGCTTTGGGCATGTCGATACCTGTTGCAGGGCGTGCGCACCTGGCGCACGGCAGGGCAAGGGAAACCCCGCTTACCGGGGAGAGTGGCTGAAACCGGGGAATCGGCCGTTCAGTACGGCATAGGCCAGCAAGCCTATGACCAGCCCCCAGAACGCCCCGCCTATGCCAAACAGGCTGATGTTGGCCGCCGCCGCCAGGAAAGTGATCAGTGCTGCTTCGCGCGAACGGGCATCGACCATTGCGCTGGCCAGGCTGGTGCCGATGGTGCCCAGCAGGGCAAGGCCGGCCAACGTGGTGATGAAGGTAGCCGGCAGGGCCATGAACACACTGGCCAGGGTGACTCCGAACACCCCCACGAGGATGTAGCAGACACCGGCAGCGATACCCGCGACCCAGCGTTTGTCCGGGTCTTCGTGGGCTTCCTTGCCGGTGCAGATGGCGGCGGTGATGGCCGCGATGTTGAAGGCGTGGGAGCCGAACGGTGCCATCAGCAAAGACCCCAGGCCGGTGACCGCCACGATCGGGTTGGCGCTGGTCTTGAAACCGTCGTTGCGCAGCACCAGCATGCCGGGCATGTACTGGCCGGTGAGGGTGATCAGGAACAATGGCAGGGCCACACTCAGGGCGGCGTTTACGGAGAAGGTGGGCACGGTGAACACCGGCGAGGCGAATTCCAGCTTGAGTGTCGCCAGGTCCACCTGGCCCTGGAGTAGCAGGTAGCCCAGGCCCAGCAGCAGAATGCCTGGCACGGCATAGCGGGCGGTAAAACGTTTGAACGCCACATAGGCCGCAATCAGCAACCCGGCCAGCGCGGGGTCGACCGACAGGCCACCGAATGCACCGATACCGAACTGCAACAGGATACCTGCCAGCAATCCGGCGGCAATCCCGCCGGGAATGACCCGCACCAGACGCTCGAAACAACCGGTCAGCCCCAGTATCACGAAACCGGCGGCCGACAGCAGGTAGGCACCAATGGCCTCGCTGTAGGGCACGCTGGCCAACGCCGTGACCAGGAACGCCGCGGCCGGCGTGGACCAGGCGGTGATCACCGGTTCGCGGCTGTACCAGGACAGGGCCAGGCCACTGAGGCCGACGCCGATCGACACGGCCCAGACCCATGACGAGGTCAGTTCCGGGCTCAGCCCGGCCAGCCTGGCGGCCTGGAACACCAGGATGAAGGTGCCGCCGTAATTGACAATGACCGAAACGATTCCCGCCACCACGGGGTGAAGGATGTCGGTCAGCCGTAGCGGGGTTGAAGCGGTATGTGCAGGCGCGTCCATGGGGGGCTCCGGTGATCTGGCACAAGGGTTGGAAAGCCCGGTTTTTATAGCGCTAGAATGGAGGATTAGCCCAGCCACTTTTTCATATCTGGCCATACCAATGTTCAAGCATGCACAGCTGGAATCAGTGAAAGCCTGGATCAGCGACCCGACGCGCCGATCGCTGCCCTTGCACGTACGGATCCAGCGGGCGATACGCCAGCTGATTCTCGAAGGGGCGTTGCCGGTAGGGAAGGCCCTGCCTGCCTCGCGCGCGTTGGCGACCTCGCTGACGGTGTCGCGCGACACGGTGGAGGCCGCTTATGGCCAGTTGCATGCCGAGGGCTTCATCGAGCGCCGGGTAGGCAGCGGCAGTTTCGTTTCACCCCGTGCGCAGCAACTGCCAGCGCGCGCCCGCAGCCGACGGGTACAAGCCCTGGGCGAGCCGCCAGCGCTCAGCCGCCGGGGGCAGGCGCTGTGTCAGGATGGCGGGGTGCGCAACTTCTTCTCACCGCGCCCGTTTGCGCCGGGTGTGGCAGAAACGCGCAACTTCCCCTTGCAGACCTGGGAAAAGCTGCAGCGGCAGGTATTCAAGGAACATGGCACCCAGGCGCTGCTGCACAGCAACGCGCAAGGCACCGAGCCACTGCGGCGGGCGATTGCCGATTACGTCAATCTCGAGCGTGGCGCACAGGCCACGGCCGATCGCGTGCTCATCCTCACCAGTTCGCAACAGGCGTTCAGCCTGTGTGCCCACGTGCTGGCCGATGCCGGCGACCAGGTGGTAATCGAAGACCCGGCGTACCACGGGGCCAGGAAGGCGCTAGCTCTTGCGGGCTTGCAGTGCATCCCCATAGCCGTGGACCCGGATGGCATGCAGGTGGCGCAGATCCCACGTTTGGCCGCCCATGCCAGGGCGGTTTTCCTGACCCCTTCGCACCAGTTCCCCACCGGCGTGACCTTGTCCCTGGACCGGCGCCTGGCGGTGATCGAGTGGGCACGTCAACAACGCGCCTGGATCATCGAGGACGACTACGACAGCGAGTTTCACTATGCCGGCAAGCCCACCGCCTGCGTGCAAGGCCTGGATGCCCACGACCGGACGGTCTACATCGGCACGTTCACCAAGTCGCTGTTCGCCGGCTTGCGCATTGCCTACATGGTCCTGCCGCCGCAACTGGTCGGGCCGATGACCGCAGCGCGGACGTTGCAGGACGGGCATACGGCATCGTTGGCACAACTGACCCTGGCCAGGTTCATCGAAGGTGGGCACTTCGGTGCCCATGTGCGTTTGATGCGGGCGATCTATGCCGAGCGCCGCGATGCCCTGGCGGCGCTGGTGCAGGCGCAGTTGTCCGACTTTGTTGTCGCCCGCGTGCCGGCGGGTGGCATGCAGATGCCCTGTGTATTCACCAGGCCGATGCCTGAAGAACAGGTGGTGAAGGCGGCGCAGGCAGCAGGCATCGACCTGTTGGGGCTCAGTGCCCTGTATGCGTCGTCGAGGGGGGAGGCGGGAGTGTTGATGGGGTTTGCGGCGCATACCCCGGGCGAGCTGGCGCTGGCCGTGGCGAAACTGGCGAAGGTATTGCACCAGGTCGAGGCCAGCCAAGGCGGCGCAAGGCTGTTGCGGTGAGGCCCGGCAGCAGGACGCCACCGGGCAGTTATCGCGGTCAGTTGGCCAGTTCTACCAGCAGGCTTTTCAGATGGTCGCTGCCTTGCGCATCCAGCGGCTGCAGGGGCAGGCGTGCAGCGCCGACAGCGTGGCCGAGCATGTTCAAACCGGCCTTGATGGTGGTGGGCAGGCCACGGCGGGTGATGTACTCCAGCAGTTCGTACTGGCGGTAGAACAGCGCGCGGGCTTCGGCCAGGTTGCCTTGCTGCACTGCGTCCCACAGCCCCAGGTTCAGCGCCGGGATCAGGTTGGGCGCGGCGGTGCACCAGCCTGTGGCGCCAGCTACCAGGGCTTCCAGTGTGAGCGGATTGCAACCGTTGTAGAAGGCCACCTGGCCATCGGAGGCCTTGAACAGACGGTGCATGCGCTGGATGTCGCCGGTGCTTTCCTTGACCATGGTCACATTGGGCACTTCGCCGAGGATGCGCAGGATCAGCTCCACCGAGAGGTCGGTGCCGCTGGTGCCCGGGTTGTTGTAGAGCATGATCGGAATGTCGATGGCCGTACCCACCGCCTTGTAATGGGCAACCACTTCGGCTTCGGTGAGCTTCCAGTAGGAGATGGGCAGCACCAT
This region includes:
- a CDS encoding DUF2235 domain-containing protein, which translates into the protein MDLNSCSTARTSPVTLRFGVFFDGTGNNLNNVMPVDAPGSKGASYANALSNVALLHALYPTQGANADGTMAFLKRYVEGVGTLAGEADHAYASATGCGRRGAEARVDEALAGIAGQLREWGQAHPQARLERVEFDLFGFSRGAAAVRHLANLLHDGGGERLAVHSGIGINFIGLFDTVAAIIAPLQGDFDPADDRHGGLRLGLGVGIARQVVQLVAGDEQRHNFPLVGSGHDIVLPGVHSNIGGGYPAITQEQVLLCKPQSQRVPVGMRAEHTRVHASVSALLASSFGEMGAPRPRVLAWEVPIAGGLPGEAQKQVYAAVYREREVAGQLSRVYLSIMRELAVRAGVPFAQLGGQAEHRLPDELLSISRKLHAFALGECEQPGLTEDEQRLLRDRYVHASANWNALKGLHSSVLDVLFVNRPGAGGRVVHANPAS
- a CDS encoding MFS transporter, with product MPKAGPKLLTQIAAVHFVSHVHIMLIPALLPVLPGLLGVGFVELGVALAVFNIVSALVQAPLGYAVDHYGARKVLKAGLLLGSFSFLLVAVSPGYTLLLVAMALAGLANGVYHPADYALLANGIEQGRLGRSFSIHTFAGFLGSAVTPAVFLGIAAVCGTQAALAAGAAVGLAALLLISVPGSGVYQVARPAITASAGPATARVRLFTPMLGVLTVLFMLLNLSTSAIEKFSVAALVQGQGLTLAWANTALTAFLLSSAVGVLCGGALADRTRRHGLVAALAFALAAALTALVALGLLRGWGLVVVLGAIGLLTGIIAPSRDMLVKAAAPSGAEGKAFGLVSTGFSIGGALGPVAFGWMLDQRLPHGIFMASIVFMLLTVLLTLAQEAYSARKRRCPA
- a CDS encoding benzoate/H(+) symporter BenE family transporter, with the translated sequence MDAPAHTASTPLRLTDILHPVVAGIVSVIVNYGGTFILVFQAARLAGLSPELTSSWVWAVSIGVGLSGLALSWYSREPVITAWSTPAAAFLVTALASVPYSEAIGAYLLSAAGFVILGLTGCFERLVRVIPGGIAAGLLAGILLQFGIGAFGGLSVDPALAGLLIAAYVAFKRFTARYAVPGILLLGLGYLLLQGQVDLATLKLEFASPVFTVPTFSVNAALSVALPLFLITLTGQYMPGMLVLRNDGFKTSANPIVAVTGLGSLLMAPFGSHAFNIAAITAAICTGKEAHEDPDKRWVAGIAAGVCYILVGVFGVTLASVFMALPATFITTLAGLALLGTIGTSLASAMVDARSREAALITFLAAAANISLFGIGGAFWGLVIGLLAYAVLNGRFPGFSHSPR
- a CDS encoding PLP-dependent aminotransferase family protein; the encoded protein is MFKHAQLESVKAWISDPTRRSLPLHVRIQRAIRQLILEGALPVGKALPASRALATSLTVSRDTVEAAYGQLHAEGFIERRVGSGSFVSPRAQQLPARARSRRVQALGEPPALSRRGQALCQDGGVRNFFSPRPFAPGVAETRNFPLQTWEKLQRQVFKEHGTQALLHSNAQGTEPLRRAIADYVNLERGAQATADRVLILTSSQQAFSLCAHVLADAGDQVVIEDPAYHGARKALALAGLQCIPIAVDPDGMQVAQIPRLAAHARAVFLTPSHQFPTGVTLSLDRRLAVIEWARQQRAWIIEDDYDSEFHYAGKPTACVQGLDAHDRTVYIGTFTKSLFAGLRIAYMVLPPQLVGPMTAARTLQDGHTASLAQLTLARFIEGGHFGAHVRLMRAIYAERRDALAALVQAQLSDFVVARVPAGGMQMPCVFTRPMPEEQVVKAAQAAGIDLLGLSALYASSRGEAGVLMGFAAHTPGELALAVAKLAKVLHQVEASQGGARLLR
- a CDS encoding dihydrodipicolinate synthase family protein; this translates as MSTPVIRGVIGYTITPFTADGALDLDALGLSIDRLIEDGVHAIAPLGSTGEGAYLSDSEWETVVRFSQARIAGRVPSVVSVSDLTTARTVQRARLAQACGATAVMVLPISYWKLTEAEVVAHYKAVGTAIDIPIMLYNNPGTSGTDLSVELILRILGEVPNVTMVKESTGDIQRMHRLFKASDGQVAFYNGCNPLTLEALVAGATGWCTAAPNLIPALNLGLWDAVQQGNLAEARALFYRQYELLEYITRRGLPTTIKAGLNMLGHAVGAARLPLQPLDAQGSDHLKSLLVELAN